One Thermococcus eurythermalis DNA segment encodes these proteins:
- a CDS encoding 50S ribosomal protein L40e — MARFPEAEARIFRKLICMRCGATNPWGAKKCRKCGYKGLRPKAREPRGGGR; from the coding sequence ATGGCGAGATTCCCCGAAGCTGAAGCAAGAATCTTCAGGAAGCTTATCTGCATGCGTTGCGGCGCCACCAACCCGTGGGGCGCAAAGAAGTGCAGAAAGTGCGGATACAAGGGGCTCCGCCCCAAGGCCAGAGAACCGCGCGGTGGCGGACGCTGA
- a CDS encoding PadR family transcriptional regulator, with the protein MTTPIERLKNKITKEVLWLYILRLLQERPMYAYELKERIKEAFEFEPATVSSYVVLYKLEKEGYVTAEWQESETGKPARKYYKLTPKGEELLKEGIEFLEKTLKKLKKT; encoded by the coding sequence ATGACGACGCCGATAGAGAGGTTGAAGAATAAGATAACGAAAGAAGTCCTCTGGCTATACATCCTCCGCCTCCTCCAGGAGAGGCCCATGTACGCCTACGAGCTCAAGGAAAGGATAAAGGAGGCCTTTGAGTTCGAGCCCGCAACGGTCAGCTCCTACGTCGTGCTCTACAAGCTTGAGAAGGAGGGCTACGTCACCGCTGAGTGGCAGGAGAGCGAAACGGGGAAGCCTGCGAGAAAGTACTACAAGCTAACGCCGAAGGGAGAGGAGCTCCTAAAAGAGGGAATAGAGTTTTTAGAAAAAACGCTGAAAAAGTTGAAGAAAACCTAA
- a CDS encoding FUN14 domain-containing protein, with translation MEFNTGAMFGDMGIGALVGFITGYALKKFMKLVIAIIGAYIVSLFYLQQKGVITINTDKLFNLAGDVTQQVTSLGQKVLGILPGTSAFVAGFYLGFKKG, from the coding sequence ATGGAGTTCAACACGGGTGCCATGTTTGGTGATATGGGCATTGGGGCACTTGTCGGCTTTATCACGGGCTATGCGCTCAAAAAGTTCATGAAGCTAGTGATTGCTATAATCGGTGCCTACATCGTGAGCCTGTTCTACCTCCAGCAGAAGGGCGTCATAACGATAAACACCGATAAGCTCTTTAACCTAGCGGGGGACGTCACTCAGCAGGTAACGAGCCTTGGCCAGAAGGTTCTTGGTATACTCCCGGGCACCAGTGCGTTTGTTGCGGGGTTTTACCTCGGCTTCAAAAAAGGTTAA